In Pseudomonas sp. DNDY-54, a genomic segment contains:
- a CDS encoding amino acid permease produces the protein MSSETLHTGPLQRGLKNRHIQLIALGGAIGTGLFLGSAGVLRSAGPSMILGYAIGGLIAFLIMRQLGEMIVEEPVAGSFSHFAHKYWAPYAGFLSGWNYWVLYVLVGMAELTAVGKYVQFWWPDVPTWVTAASFFVLINLINLVNVKTFGETEFWFAIIKVGAIIGMIALGLYLLLSGKGGDQASFSNLWSHGGFFPNGISGMVMALAIIMFSFGGLELVGITAAEAADPKTVIPKAINQVVYRILIFYIGALSVLLALYPWDSLLATLGAAGDPYSGSPFVQIFSLIGSDTAAHILNFVVLTAALSVYNSGVYCNSRMLYGLAEQGDAPKVLMSVNRRGVPVLAIALSALVTMLCVLVNYLLPQNALELLMSLVVAALLINWAMISLAHLKFRKAMTAQRVEPSFKAFWYPFSNYLCLAFVALIAVIMLSMPGLRTSIIAIPFWALFIWICFQVRVFSRRTRQA, from the coding sequence ATGTCCAGCGAGACACTGCATACCGGGCCGCTTCAGCGCGGTCTGAAAAATCGGCACATCCAGTTAATCGCGCTAGGGGGCGCTATCGGCACTGGCCTTTTCCTCGGGTCTGCTGGCGTGCTTCGCAGTGCAGGCCCGTCGATGATCCTCGGCTATGCCATCGGCGGGCTGATCGCCTTCCTGATCATGCGCCAGCTTGGAGAAATGATTGTCGAAGAGCCGGTCGCCGGGTCTTTCAGCCATTTTGCCCATAAATATTGGGCACCTTATGCGGGTTTTCTCTCTGGTTGGAACTACTGGGTACTCTATGTCTTGGTGGGGATGGCTGAGCTCACGGCGGTGGGCAAGTACGTACAATTCTGGTGGCCTGACGTGCCGACGTGGGTGACCGCGGCGTCCTTTTTCGTGTTAATTAATCTCATCAATTTGGTGAACGTAAAGACCTTCGGTGAGACCGAGTTCTGGTTCGCCATCATCAAGGTTGGCGCCATCATCGGGATGATTGCGCTGGGGCTGTATCTGCTCTTGAGCGGAAAGGGGGGAGACCAGGCCAGCTTCAGTAACCTCTGGAGCCATGGTGGTTTTTTCCCCAATGGCATCAGCGGCATGGTGATGGCGCTCGCAATCATCATGTTTTCCTTTGGCGGACTTGAACTGGTAGGAATCACTGCCGCCGAAGCGGCAGACCCGAAAACCGTGATTCCGAAGGCGATCAACCAGGTGGTTTACCGCATACTTATTTTCTACATCGGTGCGCTGAGCGTCCTGCTTGCCTTGTATCCCTGGGACAGCTTGCTGGCGACCCTCGGTGCCGCCGGTGACCCGTACAGCGGTAGCCCGTTCGTGCAGATCTTTTCGCTGATTGGTAGCGATACCGCAGCGCACATTCTCAACTTCGTGGTGTTGACTGCAGCGCTATCGGTTTACAACAGCGGTGTGTATTGCAACAGCCGGATGCTGTATGGCTTGGCCGAGCAGGGCGATGCACCTAAGGTGCTGATGTCGGTTAACCGCCGCGGGGTGCCTGTGTTGGCAATCGCTCTGTCGGCACTGGTGACGATGCTCTGCGTGCTGGTCAACTATCTCTTGCCTCAGAATGCGCTTGAGCTGCTCATGTCGCTGGTAGTCGCGGCGCTTTTGATTAACTGGGCGATGATCAGTCTCGCGCACCTCAAGTTTCGCAAAGCGATGACCGCGCAGCGTGTCGAGCCTTCATTCAAAGCCTTCTGGTATCCGTTCAGTAACTACCTATGTCTGGCCTTCGTGGCGCTGATAGCGGTGATCATGCTGTCCATGCCCGGGTTGCGCACCTCGATCATAGCCATACCGTTCTGGGCGCTATTCATCTGGATTTGTTTCCAGGTCCGTGTGTTTAGCCGGCGGACTCGTCAGGCCTGA
- a CDS encoding TatD family hydrolase, protein MLVDSHCHLDRLDLALHDGSLDAALDAARQRGVGHFLCIGVSADNTAAVKALAKRYVDVDCSVGVHPLDLAPGAEPALDWLLRELEAPGVVAIGETGLDYHYEPEAAELQQRSFRLHLDAARLSGKPVIVHTRAARADTLGLLREAALPQAGVLHCFTEDWEMAKAALDLGYYISLSGIVTFRNAEALRDVARRVPADRLLVETDSPYLAPIPYRGKPNLPQYVREVAEFLADLRGVDFDTFAELTTDNFKRLFPLARVASDTCI, encoded by the coding sequence ATGCTGGTCGACTCGCATTGCCATCTTGATCGTCTCGATCTCGCTCTGCACGATGGCTCCCTCGATGCTGCGCTTGATGCTGCGCGTCAGCGGGGCGTTGGGCATTTCCTGTGCATTGGAGTCAGTGCAGACAACACCGCTGCGGTAAAGGCGCTTGCGAAGCGTTATGTAGACGTCGATTGTTCAGTAGGAGTGCATCCACTGGACCTCGCGCCTGGTGCCGAGCCCGCGCTGGACTGGTTGCTGCGCGAGCTGGAAGCCCCTGGGGTTGTGGCGATCGGCGAGACCGGTCTCGACTATCACTACGAGCCCGAAGCGGCCGAGCTGCAGCAGCGGTCCTTCCGTCTGCATCTGGATGCAGCCCGACTCAGTGGTAAGCCAGTAATCGTGCATACCCGTGCGGCCCGAGCCGATACCCTGGGCCTGCTTCGCGAAGCGGCGTTGCCCCAGGCTGGCGTACTGCATTGCTTCACCGAAGACTGGGAGATGGCCAAGGCCGCGCTGGATCTCGGTTATTACATTTCACTCTCTGGCATCGTGACCTTCCGCAATGCTGAAGCCCTTCGGGATGTAGCCCGCCGAGTGCCGGCGGACCGGCTTCTGGTCGAAACGGATTCCCCGTATCTGGCTCCGATTCCTTACAGGGGTAAGCCGAACCTGCCGCAATACGTGCGAGAAGTCGCTGAATTCCTGGCGGATCTGCGAGGGGTCGACTTTGACACCTTTGCAGAGCTGACCACCGACAACTTCAAGCGGTTATTTCCGCTGGCCCGGGTCGCGAGTGACACGTGCATCTGA
- a CDS encoding PilZ domain-containing protein: MSLPANLGPRNGILSLTIKDKSVLYAAFMPFIKHGGLFIPTNKSYKLGDEVFMLLSLMDEPEKIPVAGKVVWITPKGAQGNRAAGVGVQFNEGDSTARNKIETYLAGAMKSDRPTHTM, from the coding sequence ATGAGCCTGCCTGCAAACCTTGGTCCGCGTAACGGTATTTTGTCCTTGACCATCAAGGACAAATCGGTGCTTTACGCAGCGTTCATGCCCTTTATCAAGCATGGTGGGTTGTTCATTCCCACGAACAAGAGCTACAAGCTCGGCGATGAAGTCTTCATGCTGCTGAGTCTGATGGACGAGCCGGAAAAGATTCCAGTTGCCGGCAAGGTCGTCTGGATCACGCCCAAGGGCGCGCAGGGCAACCGAGCTGCCGGCGTTGGAGTGCAGTTCAATGAAGGTGACTCGACTGCTCGCAACAAGATCGAAACCTATCTGGCAGGCGCCATGAAATCTGATCGGCCAACCCACACGATGTAG
- a CDS encoding DNA polymerase III subunit delta' — protein sequence MAERILPWQTDLWRLLAGRRQHAHAYLLHGPAGIGKRALAEQLMALLLCQQPDPSGACGHCKGCKLLAAHTHPDHYILEPEEVDKAIRVDQVRQLVGFVTQTAQLGGRKVVLLEPAEAMNLNAANALLKSLEEPAGDTVLLLISHQPSRLLPTIKSRCVQQRCPLPGREQSLEWLASRLPDLPADQREELLTLAASSPLAALKLHDDGVLDMRVQVVEGIKKLLKRQQSPSQLAEAWNSVSLILLFDWFCEWAHLILRYQMTGDEEGLGAADMRKVIQYLAQKTSPAKLLQLQDWLLAHRQKVLGKANLNRVLLLEALLVQWASLPGSS from the coding sequence TTGGCTGAGCGCATTCTCCCATGGCAGACCGATCTTTGGCGGTTGCTGGCAGGTCGCCGTCAGCACGCCCATGCCTATCTGTTGCACGGCCCCGCGGGCATTGGCAAGCGCGCGCTGGCCGAACAGCTCATGGCGCTTCTGCTGTGTCAGCAACCTGATCCTAGTGGTGCCTGCGGTCATTGCAAAGGCTGCAAGTTGCTGGCAGCCCATACGCACCCGGATCATTACATTCTCGAGCCCGAGGAAGTTGACAAGGCCATTCGTGTCGATCAGGTCCGCCAGCTGGTTGGGTTTGTTACCCAGACTGCACAACTCGGCGGACGTAAAGTCGTTCTGCTTGAACCTGCCGAGGCGATGAATCTGAACGCTGCAAACGCGCTCTTGAAAAGCCTCGAAGAGCCAGCGGGCGATACCGTATTGCTGTTGATCAGCCATCAGCCAAGCCGGCTGCTACCAACGATCAAGAGCCGCTGTGTACAGCAACGCTGTCCTTTGCCTGGTCGTGAGCAGAGCCTGGAGTGGCTCGCCTCACGACTTCCGGACTTACCGGCAGATCAGCGCGAGGAATTGCTGACCCTCGCGGCCAGTTCGCCGCTGGCAGCTCTTAAGTTGCACGACGACGGCGTGTTGGATATGCGCGTTCAGGTGGTCGAGGGCATAAAAAAGCTTCTGAAGCGGCAGCAATCCCCCAGTCAGCTGGCAGAAGCGTGGAATTCAGTGTCGCTGATTCTGCTGTTCGATTGGTTCTGCGAGTGGGCGCATCTGATACTGCGTTACCAGATGACTGGTGATGAAGAAGGGCTGGGTGCCGCCGATATGCGGAAGGTGATTCAATACCTGGCCCAGAAAACGTCCCCTGCTAAATTGCTTCAACTGCAGGATTGGCTGTTGGCTCATCGGCAGAAGGTCTTGGGCAAAGCGAACCTCAACCGTGTCTTGCTTCTCGAAGCGCTCCTGGTGCAGTGGGCAAGCTTGCCCGGGTCAAGCTAG
- the tmk gene encoding dTMP kinase encodes MKGFFITLEGPEGAGKSTNREHLAQRLRGRGLEVVLTREPGGTPLAERIREILLAPTDEPMSSDAELLLVFAARAQHLARIIRPALARGAVVICDRFTDATYAYQGGGRGLSYQRIEQLEHFVQGEMRPDLTLIFDLPVEVGLSRAAARGRLDRFEQEGLTFFESVRSAYLERAKHAPERYRVIDAGRSLSAVQQDLDGLLPELLERALG; translated from the coding sequence GTGAAAGGATTCTTCATCACCCTGGAGGGCCCCGAAGGCGCGGGCAAGAGCACCAATCGTGAGCACCTCGCCCAGCGGCTTCGCGGGCGCGGTCTTGAAGTTGTACTGACCCGCGAACCCGGCGGAACGCCGCTCGCAGAGCGCATTCGAGAAATACTGTTAGCGCCCACCGACGAACCGATGAGCAGTGATGCTGAGTTGCTGCTCGTGTTCGCGGCGCGTGCGCAACACCTTGCGCGGATCATCCGACCCGCGCTGGCTCGGGGCGCTGTAGTGATCTGTGATCGCTTCACTGATGCCACGTATGCCTATCAAGGCGGGGGGCGGGGCCTGTCCTATCAGCGTATCGAGCAGCTTGAGCATTTCGTTCAAGGCGAGATGCGGCCGGACCTCACGCTGATCTTCGACCTGCCTGTCGAAGTGGGGCTAAGCCGTGCTGCTGCACGGGGGCGTCTCGATCGGTTCGAGCAGGAAGGGCTGACATTCTTTGAGTCTGTGCGCAGCGCCTATCTTGAGCGGGCCAAACACGCTCCTGAGCGCTATCGAGTGATCGATGCGGGCCGGTCGCTGTCCGCGGTGCAACAGGACTTGGACGGCCTGCTACCCGAGTTATTGGAGCGTGCGCTTGGCTGA
- the mltG gene encoding endolytic transglycosylase MltG: MIRKLSFALIAALLVAMLALGLGAWKLHAVLEQPLQLSEAQTLEVKPGDTPSGLFQRLERDGLLSDSFWLRLHWRLNLPDQTLHSGEYQLRPEMSAGELIGLWQRGEVVQYTLTIVEGWNFRQVRSALAATPTIKQTLGDLTDREVMARVGHPALHPEGRFFPDTYSFTRGVTDLELLQRAFSRLEAVLAEEWQQRSEGLPYREPYEALIMASIIEKETGVPSERGEIAGVFVRRLERGMLLQTDPTVIYGMGERYTGRITRSDLRRPTPYNTYTNGGLPPTPIAMVGREAIHAALHPVDGKSLYFVARGDGSHVFSDSLTEHNRAVREYQLKRRADYRSSPAKVPATPIENTQ; encoded by the coding sequence GTGATTCGAAAACTGTCTTTTGCGCTGATAGCGGCCTTACTCGTCGCTATGCTGGCGCTCGGTTTGGGCGCTTGGAAACTCCATGCCGTATTGGAGCAGCCGTTGCAGCTCAGCGAAGCGCAGACGCTGGAAGTCAAACCCGGGGATACGCCCAGCGGCCTGTTCCAGCGTCTCGAGCGAGATGGGCTGCTGAGCGACTCGTTCTGGTTGCGGTTGCACTGGCGACTGAATCTTCCTGACCAAACTCTGCACAGCGGCGAATATCAGCTGCGCCCAGAAATGTCGGCAGGCGAGCTCATCGGCCTATGGCAGCGTGGCGAGGTTGTTCAATACACCCTGACCATCGTCGAGGGCTGGAACTTCCGCCAGGTCCGCTCGGCGCTGGCGGCTACGCCTACGATCAAACAAACACTTGGGGATCTCACGGATAGAGAGGTCATGGCTCGAGTCGGTCATCCGGCGCTGCATCCGGAAGGCCGCTTCTTTCCTGACACCTACAGTTTTACCCGGGGCGTGACCGATCTCGAGTTATTGCAGCGAGCCTTTTCTCGCCTGGAGGCCGTTCTGGCTGAGGAGTGGCAACAGCGCAGTGAGGGATTGCCATACCGTGAGCCCTACGAAGCGCTGATCATGGCCTCGATCATCGAGAAGGAAACCGGTGTGCCATCGGAGCGCGGCGAAATTGCGGGCGTCTTTGTCCGCCGGTTGGAACGGGGCATGCTATTGCAAACGGATCCGACAGTCATATACGGGATGGGCGAGCGATACACGGGGCGTATCACCCGCAGCGATCTACGCAGGCCGACGCCGTACAACACGTATACAAACGGAGGTCTGCCGCCAACGCCTATCGCGATGGTCGGCCGCGAAGCCATTCACGCGGCATTGCATCCGGTCGATGGCAAAAGCCTCTACTTCGTGGCTCGCGGTGATGGCAGCCATGTGTTCAGTGATTCGCTGACCGAGCACAATCGTGCGGTGCGGGAGTACCAGCTCAAGCGCCGCGCTGACTATCGCTCCAGCCCGGCGAAAGTCCCGGCTACGCCCATCGAGAACACCCAGTGA
- the pabC gene encoding aminodeoxychorismate lyase, protein MSWVDGQPTYGLSVHDRGFAYGDGLFETIKVAGGHPALLNRHLDRLALGCQRLAIPYDMAVTRSQIEAFSAELGTGVAKLILTRGDGTRGYAPLPSCQPRTVLLGSPLPDYPAEHADTGIRLYSCATRLAEQPALAGLKHLNRLEQVLARAEWQDPAFAEGLMRDTSGRVIEAVFSNLFFVQSGTLLTPSVHRCGVAGVTRAELLELARQVGIPTQVADVSLEQLFCADEVFVCNSLYGIWPVRQFEASVWPVGQLTRKLQRLIADLTRNT, encoded by the coding sequence TTGAGCTGGGTAGACGGGCAGCCTACCTATGGGTTGTCCGTTCACGATCGCGGATTTGCGTACGGCGACGGGTTGTTCGAAACCATCAAGGTTGCCGGCGGCCATCCGGCATTATTGAATCGCCATTTGGATCGTCTTGCTCTGGGCTGTCAGCGCTTGGCGATTCCCTATGATATGGCGGTTACCCGATCACAGATTGAGGCCTTTTCGGCAGAGCTGGGGACCGGCGTAGCCAAGCTGATCCTGACGCGTGGCGACGGCACGCGTGGCTATGCCCCGTTGCCATCCTGCCAACCACGAACAGTTCTACTCGGCTCGCCGTTGCCAGACTATCCAGCGGAACACGCCGACACCGGAATACGCCTGTATTCATGTGCGACCCGTCTCGCCGAGCAGCCCGCTCTGGCTGGGCTGAAACATCTCAACCGGTTGGAACAGGTATTAGCGCGGGCTGAATGGCAAGACCCCGCCTTCGCCGAAGGCCTGATGCGCGACACCTCGGGGCGCGTCATCGAGGCCGTTTTCAGTAACCTCTTTTTTGTGCAATCCGGCACATTGCTGACGCCTTCTGTGCACCGATGCGGTGTGGCAGGCGTCACGCGCGCTGAGCTTCTTGAGCTGGCCCGCCAGGTGGGGATACCGACCCAGGTCGCCGATGTTTCGCTCGAACAGCTGTTTTGCGCCGATGAGGTGTTCGTCTGCAATAGCCTATATGGCATCTGGCCTGTGCGGCAGTTCGAGGCCAGCGTCTGGCCGGTCGGGCAGCTCACACGTAAACTCCAACGCCTGATTGCTGATCTGACGAGAAATACGTGA
- the fabF gene encoding beta-ketoacyl-ACP synthase II, whose amino-acid sequence MSRRRVVITGMGMLSPLGNDVPSSWQGILAGRSGIGLIEHMDLSAYSTRFGGSVKNFDVEQYLPAKEARKLDLFIQYGLAASFQAVRDSGLEITDANRERIGVAMGSGIGGLTNIENSCKALIEQGPRRISPFFVPGSIINMVSGFLSIHLGLQGPNYAIATACTTGTHCIGMAARNIAYGEADVMVAGGSEMAASGLGIGGFAAARALSTRNDDPAAASRPWDKDRDGFVLSDGAGALVLEELEHAKARGAKIYAELIGFGMSADAFHMTSPPDDGAGAARCIRNAIVDAGIDAAQVDYINAHGTSTPAGDKAEAAAIKTVFGDHAYALSVSSTKSMVGHLLGAAGAVEAIFSVLALRDQVAPPTINLDEPGDGCDLDFVPHEAKPRKIDVAVSNSFGFGGTNGSLVFRRFAE is encoded by the coding sequence GTGTCGCGTAGACGCGTCGTAATTACCGGTATGGGCATGCTCTCGCCGCTGGGTAACGATGTGCCAAGCAGCTGGCAGGGGATTCTCGCCGGCCGCAGTGGTATCGGCCTGATAGAACACATGGACCTTTCGGCTTATTCCACTCGCTTTGGCGGATCGGTCAAGAATTTCGATGTCGAGCAGTACTTGCCCGCGAAAGAAGCACGCAAGCTTGACCTGTTTATCCAGTATGGTCTGGCCGCCAGTTTCCAGGCGGTACGCGACTCTGGCTTGGAGATTACTGATGCTAATCGCGAGCGCATCGGTGTCGCCATGGGGTCTGGTATTGGTGGTCTGACCAATATAGAGAACAGTTGCAAGGCGTTGATTGAGCAAGGGCCACGAAGAATTTCGCCCTTTTTTGTGCCCGGCTCGATTATCAACATGGTGTCGGGTTTCTTGTCGATCCATCTAGGGCTGCAAGGCCCCAACTACGCAATAGCGACCGCCTGTACGACGGGCACCCACTGCATCGGCATGGCGGCACGGAACATTGCCTATGGCGAAGCGGACGTTATGGTCGCGGGCGGCTCGGAAATGGCGGCGAGCGGTCTCGGAATTGGTGGGTTCGCTGCGGCCAGAGCGCTGTCGACTCGCAATGATGACCCGGCCGCAGCAAGCCGGCCGTGGGACAAAGATCGGGATGGCTTTGTATTGTCCGACGGCGCGGGCGCACTGGTATTAGAGGAACTTGAGCATGCCAAGGCTCGCGGCGCAAAGATCTATGCCGAGCTGATCGGCTTCGGAATGAGTGCAGATGCGTTCCATATGACCTCACCACCGGATGACGGGGCAGGTGCCGCTCGCTGTATTCGTAACGCGATCGTTGATGCCGGCATAGATGCCGCGCAGGTCGATTACATCAATGCTCATGGTACGTCGACGCCAGCCGGCGATAAGGCCGAAGCTGCCGCAATCAAAACAGTGTTCGGTGACCATGCATATGCGCTGTCGGTCAGCTCAACCAAGTCCATGGTTGGCCACTTGCTAGGTGCTGCCGGGGCTGTCGAGGCCATCTTCAGCGTGCTGGCGCTTCGCGATCAAGTAGCGCCTCCGACCATCAATCTTGATGAGCCGGGCGACGGCTGCGATTTGGACTTCGTACCTCATGAAGCCAAGCCAAGAAAGATCGACGTCGCCGTTTCCAACTCCTTTGGTTTTGGTGGCACCAACGGATCGCTGGTCTTCCGCCGGTTCGCCGAGTGA
- the acpP gene encoding acyl carrier protein, whose protein sequence is MSTIEERVKKIVAEQLGVKEEEVTNSASFVEDLGADSLDTVELVMALEEEFETEIPDEQAEKITTVQEAIDYINAHAQ, encoded by the coding sequence ATGAGCACCATCGAAGAACGCGTCAAGAAAATCGTTGCCGAGCAACTTGGCGTCAAAGAAGAGGAAGTCACCAACAGCGCTTCCTTCGTCGAAGACTTGGGTGCCGACTCCCTTGACACCGTTGAGCTGGTGATGGCACTGGAAGAGGAATTCGAGACCGAAATCCCCGACGAGCAAGCCGAGAAGATCACCACTGTTCAAGAAGCTATCGATTACATCAACGCGCACGCGCAGTAA
- the fabG gene encoding 3-oxoacyl-ACP reductase FabG, whose translation MNLQGKVALVTGASRGIGQAIALELGRQGAIVIGTATSSSGAERIAETLKENGIEGVGLVLDVTNDESVATTLEHIQQHLGQPAILVNNAGITRDNLMLRMKDDEWHEVINTNLSSLYRLTKGVLRGMTKARWGRIISIGSVVGAMGNAGQVNYAAAKAGLEGFSRALAREVGSRGITVNAVAPGFIDTDMTRELPEAQRDALLGQIPLGRLGQAEEIAKVVAFLASDGAAYVTGATVPVNGGMYMS comes from the coding sequence ATGAATCTGCAAGGCAAGGTCGCGCTTGTAACAGGCGCCAGTCGTGGAATCGGTCAGGCCATCGCGCTTGAGCTTGGTCGTCAGGGTGCCATTGTGATCGGCACGGCGACTTCTTCTTCAGGGGCTGAGCGCATCGCCGAGACGCTCAAAGAGAACGGCATAGAAGGTGTCGGGCTGGTATTGGACGTCACCAATGACGAGTCCGTAGCCACCACGTTGGAGCATATTCAGCAGCATCTCGGTCAGCCCGCTATTCTGGTCAATAACGCGGGTATCACCCGGGACAACCTGATGTTGCGAATGAAAGACGACGAGTGGCACGAGGTGATCAATACCAATCTCAGCAGCCTTTATCGTCTGACCAAGGGTGTTCTGCGTGGCATGACCAAAGCCCGTTGGGGGAGAATCATCAGTATCGGTTCCGTGGTGGGTGCCATGGGTAACGCCGGACAGGTAAACTACGCCGCGGCCAAAGCCGGCCTCGAAGGCTTCAGCCGAGCGCTGGCGCGTGAGGTCGGTTCGCGCGGTATCACGGTCAATGCCGTGGCGCCGGGCTTCATAGATACGGATATGACGCGTGAGCTGCCAGAAGCTCAGCGTGACGCATTGCTGGGGCAGATTCCATTAGGTCGCCTCGGTCAGGCGGAAGAGATTGCCAAGGTCGTCGCCTTCCTAGCTTCTGACGGCGCCGCCTATGTCACCGGGGCTACTGTCCCGGTGAACGGCGGTATGTACATGAGCTAA
- the fabD gene encoding ACP S-malonyltransferase, which translates to MSASLAFVFPGQGSQALGMLAEHGAQQSLIIDTFAEASSVLGYDLWALCQQGPEDQLNQTDRTQPAILTASIALWRLWLAEGGAKPAFVAGHSLGEYSALVAAGSLPFADAVKLVELRGQLMQQAVPAGTGGMAAILGLEDADVLAACGEAAQGEVVSAVNFNAPGQVVIAGNAAAVERAIEICKSKGAKRAMPLPVSVPSHCDLMRSAAERFAAAVTDAAWQAPEIPLVQNVSAAIVSGLDSLKRDLLAQLYSPVRWVESIVVLSKHGVTDLIECGPGKVLSGLNKRCVKGLNTYNLDTPEGFAATRGAVI; encoded by the coding sequence ATGTCCGCATCACTTGCATTCGTCTTTCCAGGCCAGGGCTCCCAGGCTCTCGGCATGCTGGCCGAGCATGGCGCCCAGCAATCGTTGATCATCGATACCTTTGCCGAAGCCTCGTCTGTACTGGGTTACGATCTATGGGCACTTTGTCAGCAAGGCCCAGAAGATCAGCTGAATCAGACCGATAGGACTCAGCCGGCGATTCTGACCGCTTCGATTGCCTTGTGGCGTTTGTGGTTGGCTGAAGGCGGTGCGAAGCCGGCCTTCGTTGCGGGTCACAGTCTGGGCGAATATTCGGCGCTGGTGGCTGCAGGTAGCCTTCCGTTTGCCGATGCGGTGAAGCTGGTCGAGCTCCGTGGTCAGCTGATGCAGCAGGCCGTTCCGGCCGGCACCGGCGGTATGGCCGCGATTTTGGGTCTCGAGGATGCCGATGTTTTGGCAGCCTGTGGCGAGGCGGCGCAGGGTGAGGTCGTGAGCGCGGTCAACTTCAACGCACCAGGTCAGGTCGTGATTGCGGGCAATGCTGCGGCGGTCGAGCGAGCCATTGAGATCTGCAAGTCCAAGGGTGCCAAGCGCGCCATGCCGCTGCCGGTCAGTGTGCCTTCTCATTGTGATCTGATGCGCTCGGCGGCTGAGCGGTTTGCCGCTGCCGTGACGGACGCTGCCTGGCAGGCTCCTGAGATCCCGTTGGTGCAGAATGTCAGTGCTGCGATCGTTTCGGGTCTCGATTCGCTTAAGCGCGACCTGCTGGCTCAGCTTTATAGCCCGGTTCGCTGGGTCGAAAGCATTGTCGTGTTGAGTAAGCATGGTGTGACCGATCTGATCGAGTGCGGTCCTGGCAAGGTGCTTTCTGGTCTTAACAAGCGCTGCGTCAAAGGCCTCAATACCTACAATCTGGATACCCCCGAAGGTTTCGCGGCCACCCGTGGCGCAGTGATCTGA
- the plsX gene encoding phosphate acyltransferase PlsX — MSAPIIAIDAMGGDFGPHCVVPASVQCLAEIPSLHLALVGQSSLLEEIIARHPAVDRARLTIVHADEVIGMDERPAQALRTKPRSSMRVALEMVRDGQAQACVSAGNTGALMALARQVLKTLPGVDRPAMVTAIPTLGGACLLLDLGANVDCTAEQLYQFAVMGSVAAQSLGIEQPRVSLLNIGTEDIKGNQQVKAAAGLLQQAGCINYQGFIEGDGLFRGETDVAVCDGFVGNILLKSSEGLAHMVAQRVELLFRRSLISRLVGALALPLLRQLRADLRPAQYNGASFLGLQGIVVKSHGGAGAEGFRSAIRRAAQDVERNLPAQLRNRLEHLLVTDRSTNDPGDVTAPGGSPSN, encoded by the coding sequence TTGTCCGCTCCGATCATAGCGATCGATGCAATGGGTGGGGACTTCGGTCCCCACTGCGTTGTTCCGGCCAGTGTCCAATGTCTGGCTGAAATCCCCTCGCTGCATCTGGCCTTGGTTGGCCAATCCTCCTTACTAGAAGAAATCATCGCTCGGCATCCAGCTGTGGATCGCGCTCGTCTGACGATTGTCCATGCCGATGAGGTGATCGGTATGGATGAACGCCCCGCACAGGCATTGCGCACCAAGCCGCGCTCGTCCATGCGCGTTGCGCTGGAAATGGTGCGTGATGGGCAGGCGCAGGCGTGCGTCAGCGCCGGGAATACTGGCGCGCTGATGGCGCTTGCTCGCCAGGTGCTGAAAACGTTGCCTGGGGTGGATCGGCCGGCGATGGTGACTGCGATTCCTACGCTTGGTGGTGCGTGCCTGTTGCTTGACCTAGGCGCCAACGTGGACTGCACTGCCGAGCAGCTCTATCAATTCGCGGTAATGGGGTCAGTTGCGGCGCAGAGTCTCGGCATTGAGCAGCCGCGCGTCTCGTTGCTGAATATAGGCACCGAAGATATTAAGGGTAATCAGCAGGTCAAGGCAGCAGCCGGGCTTTTACAACAAGCTGGCTGTATCAACTATCAAGGGTTCATCGAGGGTGACGGGCTATTCCGTGGCGAAACGGATGTGGCGGTATGCGATGGCTTTGTTGGCAATATCCTGCTCAAGTCCAGCGAAGGCTTGGCGCATATGGTTGCCCAGCGTGTCGAGCTGCTTTTCCGCCGCTCATTGATTTCACGCCTGGTCGGCGCGCTGGCCCTGCCGTTGCTGCGTCAGTTGCGTGCGGACCTGCGCCCCGCTCAGTACAACGGTGCCAGTTTCCTTGGGCTGCAAGGGATTGTCGTGAAAAGCCATGGTGGCGCGGGGGCTGAGGGTTTTCGGTCGGCTATACGCCGCGCTGCCCAGGATGTGGAGCGCAATCTGCCGGCGCAACTGCGCAACCGTCTCGAGCACCTACTTGTGACCGATCGGTCCACAAACGACCCTGGTGATGTGACTGCACCGGGTGGATCGCCATCCAACTGA
- the rpmF gene encoding 50S ribosomal protein L32, with protein sequence MAVQQNKKSRSARDMRRSHDALEPNALSVEKSTGEVHLRHHVSPEGFYRGRKVIDKGADE encoded by the coding sequence ATGGCTGTTCAGCAGAACAAAAAATCCCGTTCCGCCCGTGACATGCGTCGTTCGCACGACGCGCTCGAGCCGAATGCCCTGTCCGTGGAAAAGAGCACTGGTGAAGTTCACCTGCGGCATCATGTTTCCCCGGAAGGTTTTTACCGTGGTCGTAAAGTGATCGATAAGGGCGCTGACGAGTAA